A genome region from Triticum aestivum cultivar Chinese Spring chromosome 2B, IWGSC CS RefSeq v2.1, whole genome shotgun sequence includes the following:
- the LOC123039498 gene encoding 60S ribosomal protein L28-1-like: MTTVPGSLVWELVKKKNCFLIKPFGNSNAKVRFSKEPNNLYNVHSYKFSSLANSKTVVVQPSAGEDKAVVLSTTKTKKQNTPAKLQHKTLMRKEFCKMAKSVKNQYSFLSLLALALLKLVV, translated from the exons ATGACTACCGTTCCAGGGTCTCTGGTCTGGGAGCTCGTGAAGAAGAAGAACTGCTTCTTGATAAAACCGTTCGGCAACAGCAACGCCAAGGTGCGGTTCAGCAAGGAGCCCAACAACCTCTACAATGTCCACTCCTACAAGTTCTCGA GCTTGGCGAACAGCAAGACCGTGGTGGTCCAGCCATCAGCGGGAGAGGACAAGGCAGTTGTCCTGTCCACGACCAAGACCAAGAAGCAGAACACCCCTGCCAAGCTCCAGCACAAGACTCTGATGCGCAAGGAGTTCTGCAAGATGGCCAAGTCTGTCAAGAATCAG tactcgttcc tatcccttcttgcccttgcccttctgaaactagtggtt